From a region of the Streptomyces sp. NBC_00193 genome:
- a CDS encoding amino acid permease → MSQSTLTPPEQEAANRPEAGSPLGNGLKQRHLSMIALGGVIGAGLFVGSGAGIAAAGPSIVLAYAASGLLVMFVMRMLGEMSAANPASGSFSVHAERAIGPWAGFTAGWMFWTLLCVGVAIEAIGAAHIMTGWFPGTPSWMWVLVFMAMFCGSNLAAVSNFGEFEFWFAALKIGAIALFLGLGVLAVLGVLPGTGSPGTANLLHDGGFLPNGVDGLLVGLLASVVAYGGLETVTIAAAESDNPVRGVAKAVKTTMWRIAIVYVGSMLVIVTLLPWNDPKVTTEGPYAATLDHLGIPHAGQVMNVVILIALLSAMNANIYGSSRMAYSLVSRGQGPKALGKLSGRVPRRAVLASSGFGFVTVLLSYWYPDTLFAWLLNMVGGVILVVWGFIAVSQFVLRRRTEREAPEKLVVKMWGFPYLTWVALAGLAGVLVLMAMGDDTRIQLVFTGGLTVALAATGYVIQRRAAAREAE, encoded by the coding sequence ATGAGCCAGAGCACCCTGACCCCGCCCGAGCAAGAGGCCGCGAACCGGCCCGAAGCCGGATCGCCCCTCGGCAACGGACTCAAGCAGCGCCACCTCTCGATGATCGCCCTCGGCGGGGTCATCGGTGCGGGCCTCTTCGTCGGGTCCGGCGCGGGCATCGCGGCGGCCGGGCCATCGATCGTGCTCGCGTACGCCGCTTCCGGGCTGCTCGTCATGTTCGTGATGCGGATGCTCGGCGAGATGTCCGCCGCGAACCCCGCCTCCGGCTCCTTCTCGGTGCACGCGGAGCGGGCCATCGGGCCGTGGGCCGGTTTCACCGCAGGCTGGATGTTCTGGACCCTGCTGTGCGTGGGCGTGGCCATCGAGGCCATCGGGGCGGCGCACATCATGACGGGCTGGTTCCCGGGCACCCCCTCGTGGATGTGGGTGCTGGTCTTCATGGCGATGTTCTGCGGCTCCAACCTGGCCGCCGTCTCGAACTTCGGCGAGTTCGAGTTCTGGTTCGCCGCCCTGAAGATCGGCGCGATCGCCCTCTTCCTGGGCCTGGGCGTGCTGGCCGTCCTGGGCGTGCTGCCCGGCACCGGCTCCCCCGGCACCGCCAACCTGCTGCACGACGGCGGCTTCCTGCCCAACGGCGTGGACGGGCTGCTGGTCGGCCTGCTCGCCTCCGTGGTCGCGTACGGCGGGCTGGAGACGGTGACCATCGCGGCCGCCGAGTCCGACAACCCGGTCCGGGGCGTCGCCAAGGCGGTGAAGACCACCATGTGGCGGATCGCGATCGTCTACGTCGGCTCGATGCTGGTCATCGTCACGCTGCTGCCGTGGAACGACCCGAAGGTCACCACCGAGGGCCCGTACGCGGCCACCCTGGACCACCTGGGCATCCCGCACGCCGGCCAGGTCATGAACGTGGTCATCCTGATCGCCCTGCTGTCCGCGATGAACGCGAACATCTACGGCTCCTCCCGCATGGCCTACTCCCTGGTCTCCCGCGGCCAGGGCCCCAAGGCGCTGGGCAAGCTCTCCGGCCGGGTGCCGCGCCGGGCGGTGCTGGCCTCCTCCGGCTTCGGCTTCGTCACCGTGCTGCTGTCGTACTGGTACCCGGACACCCTCTTCGCCTGGCTGCTGAACATGGTCGGCGGCGTCATCCTCGTCGTCTGGGGCTTCATCGCCGTCTCGCAGTTCGTGCTGCGGCGGCGCACGGAGCGCGAGGCCCCCGAGAAGCTGGTCGTGAAGATGTGGGGCTTCCCCTATCTGACGTGGGTCGCGCTGGCCGGACTGGCCGGGGTCCTGGTCCTGATGGCCATGGGCGACGACACCCGGATCCAGCTCGTCTTCACCGGCGGCCTGACCGTGGCGCTGGCCGCCACCGGCTACGTCATCCAGCGCCGGGCGGCGGCGCGCGAAGCCGAGTAG
- a CDS encoding SDR family NAD(P)-dependent oxidoreductase, with amino-acid sequence MDHGTRELAATGRGVLVTGASRGIGRAIATAFAEQGDRVAVHCTVRGPDAERTLAELPGEGHVLVAGDLADPARVEALAAEAEKALGGIDVLVNNAAVMVAHPLPTTSYADWQAAWQHTAAVNLFGAANLAYCAARHMIDGGREGRIVNIGSRGAFRGEPDHPAYGATKAALHALGQSLAVSLAPHGIAVAAVAPGFVATERVAGRLEGEEGERIRAQSPFGRVGTPQEIAAAVLHLASPAARWSSGAVLDVNGASYLRT; translated from the coding sequence ATGGACCACGGCACAAGGGAATTGGCCGCGACGGGCCGGGGCGTGCTCGTCACCGGAGCCTCGCGGGGCATCGGACGGGCGATCGCCACGGCGTTCGCCGAACAGGGCGACCGGGTCGCGGTGCACTGCACGGTCCGCGGGCCCGACGCCGAGCGGACCCTCGCGGAGCTGCCGGGCGAGGGGCACGTCCTCGTCGCCGGCGACCTCGCCGACCCGGCGCGCGTGGAAGCCCTCGCCGCCGAGGCCGAGAAGGCGCTCGGCGGGATCGACGTCCTCGTGAACAATGCCGCCGTGATGGTCGCGCATCCGCTGCCCACCACCTCGTACGCCGACTGGCAGGCCGCCTGGCAGCACACTGCCGCGGTCAACCTGTTCGGCGCCGCCAACCTGGCCTACTGCGCGGCCCGCCACATGATCGACGGCGGCCGCGAGGGACGCATCGTCAACATCGGCTCGCGCGGTGCCTTCCGGGGCGAGCCCGACCACCCCGCCTACGGCGCCACCAAGGCCGCGCTGCACGCGCTGGGCCAGTCCCTCGCCGTCTCCCTCGCCCCGCACGGCATCGCGGTGGCCGCCGTCGCACCCGGTTTCGTCGCCACCGAGCGGGTCGCCGGCCGGCTGGAGGGGGAGGAAGGCGAGCGCATCCGGGCGCAGAGCCCCTTCGGCCGGGTGGGAACCCCGCAGGAGATCGCCGCCGCCGTGCTCCACCTGGCCTCGCCCGCGGCGCGCTGGAGCTCGGGCGCCGTCCTCGACGTCAACGGGGCCTCGTACCTGCGCACCTGA
- a CDS encoding amino acid permease — translation MRDLPSAPPGTTDELPPEPLSHSLKQRHLTMLGLGGVIGAGLFVGSGAGITIAGPAIICSYLLAGILAMLVMRALGEMSAAMPASGSFSVYAEKALGRWAGFSAGWLYWFLLVVVLAVEATAAAKIANGWLPSVDQWVWVLLFMVVFTVSNLAAVRNFGEFEFWFAALKVGAIVLFLILGTLAILGLLPDTDPVGMANLTGQGGFFPNGASGVVAGMLAVVFAFGGLEVVTIAAAESDDPARSVSRAVRSAVWRILFFYVGSMLVIVTLLPWNSLTPGQSPYVAVLDSIGIAHAGQIMDVVIFVALLSALNANLYGSSRMVFSLAERGEAPKSLLKVSDGGVPRRAVFASVAFGFVSVVLNLLWPDTIFLYMLNAVGAVLLFVWALIAVSQLKLRRKIERDMPERLTLPMWLFPYATWAALIGMATVLVLMLFDDSARPQLLWSTGAAAAVLVVAWIRELRAAKA, via the coding sequence ATGCGCGACCTCCCGTCCGCCCCTCCCGGCACCACGGACGAGCTCCCACCGGAGCCCCTGAGCCACAGCCTCAAACAGCGCCACCTGACCATGCTGGGCCTCGGCGGCGTGATCGGCGCCGGGCTGTTCGTCGGCTCCGGCGCCGGCATCACCATCGCCGGTCCCGCGATCATCTGCTCGTACCTGCTCGCGGGCATCCTGGCGATGCTGGTGATGCGTGCGCTCGGCGAGATGTCGGCGGCGATGCCCGCCTCCGGATCCTTCTCCGTCTATGCGGAGAAGGCGCTCGGCCGCTGGGCCGGTTTCTCGGCCGGCTGGCTGTACTGGTTCCTGCTGGTCGTGGTGCTGGCCGTGGAGGCCACCGCCGCGGCGAAGATCGCGAACGGCTGGCTGCCCTCGGTGGACCAGTGGGTCTGGGTGCTCCTCTTCATGGTGGTCTTCACCGTGAGCAACCTGGCCGCCGTGCGGAACTTCGGCGAGTTCGAGTTCTGGTTCGCGGCCCTCAAGGTCGGCGCGATCGTGCTGTTCCTGATCCTGGGCACGCTGGCCATTCTCGGCCTGCTCCCCGACACGGACCCGGTCGGCATGGCCAACCTGACCGGCCAGGGCGGCTTCTTCCCGAACGGCGCGAGCGGCGTGGTCGCCGGCATGCTGGCCGTCGTCTTCGCCTTCGGCGGCCTGGAGGTCGTCACCATCGCGGCCGCCGAGTCGGACGACCCGGCCCGGTCCGTGTCCCGCGCCGTGCGCAGCGCCGTCTGGCGCATCCTCTTCTTCTACGTCGGCTCGATGCTGGTCATCGTGACCCTGCTGCCGTGGAACTCGCTGACGCCGGGCCAGAGCCCGTACGTGGCCGTCCTCGACTCGATCGGCATCGCGCACGCCGGCCAGATCATGGACGTCGTGATCTTCGTGGCCCTGCTGTCGGCGCTCAACGCGAACCTGTACGGGTCCTCCCGCATGGTGTTCTCGCTGGCGGAGCGGGGCGAGGCGCCGAAGTCCCTGCTGAAGGTGTCGGACGGCGGGGTGCCGCGCCGGGCGGTCTTCGCGTCGGTGGCCTTCGGGTTCGTCTCGGTGGTGCTGAACCTGCTGTGGCCGGACACGATCTTCCTCTACATGCTCAACGCGGTCGGCGCGGTGCTGCTCTTCGTGTGGGCGCTGATCGCGGTCTCGCAGCTCAAACTGCGCCGGAAGATCGAGCGGGATATGCCGGAGCGGCTGACGCTGCCGATGTGGCTGTTCCCGTACGCGACGTGGGCGGCGCTGATCGGGATGGCCACGGTGCTGGTCCTGATGCTGTTCGACGATTCGGCGCGGCCGCAGCTGCTGTGGTCCACGGGGGCCGCGGCCGCGGTGCTGGTGGTGGCGTGGATCCGGGAGCTCCGCGCCGCGAAGGCCTGA
- a CDS encoding biotin transporter BioY — protein MSTASVSFRPGAVLADLLPASRVRDIALVAGGAALTGLAAQIAVHVDGLAAPITGQTFAALLVGTALGAGRGFLSLALYTLVGMAGVPWFAGGASGAGGATFGYVLGMLLAATVVGALARRGADRSVLRTAGTMVLGSAIIYAVGVPYLALSTGMSFGAAVAGGLTPFLIGDALKAALAMGLLPAAWKLLGRA, from the coding sequence ATGAGCACTGCTTCCGTCTCCTTCCGGCCCGGCGCCGTCCTCGCCGACCTGCTGCCCGCGAGCCGCGTCCGCGACATCGCGCTCGTGGCCGGCGGAGCCGCGCTCACCGGTCTGGCTGCGCAGATCGCCGTCCACGTCGACGGCCTGGCCGCCCCGATCACCGGGCAGACCTTCGCCGCGCTGCTCGTGGGCACCGCGCTGGGCGCCGGCCGGGGCTTCCTCTCGTTGGCCCTCTACACCCTGGTCGGCATGGCCGGCGTGCCGTGGTTCGCGGGCGGCGCCTCCGGTGCGGGCGGCGCGACCTTCGGGTACGTCCTCGGCATGCTGCTCGCCGCCACCGTCGTGGGCGCCCTCGCGCGGCGCGGTGCCGACCGCTCGGTGCTGCGTACGGCAGGCACGATGGTGCTGGGCTCCGCGATCATCTACGCCGTCGGCGTCCCCTACCTCGCGCTGTCCACCGGGATGTCCTTCGGTGCGGCCGTCGCGGGCGGCCTGACCCCGTTCCTGATCGGCGACGCGCTCAAGGCCGCGCTGGCGATGGGCCTGCTGCCGGCCGCCTGGAAGCTGCTCGGCCGCGCGTGA